The sequence below is a genomic window from Piliocolobus tephrosceles isolate RC106 unplaced genomic scaffold, ASM277652v3 unscaffolded_41135, whole genome shotgun sequence.
AATTTTCTATAATGTTAGGACCATGAAGTCAGGAATTTATGTATGTTTGGTTCCCTGCTATATCTCCAGTATCTAGAAATTGAAGGAAGTTTAGATGTGTTATATATAGTTGGTATTATGgcttatatattacatatgccTGTAAgtattggttgaataaatgaatgaatgaattcagagAGTCCATGTGTTTAGAAGCAGGCCACACAGCATCTCAAGGTAGAAAAACCGCTGGATCAATAGGATGGCAAATCTGTGGTATTCATGCCTGTGTTCCCACACCTGCACCCAGgacagacatcactaatcaatcccAGCATTGTTTCCAATGAGCAGCACTCAAAGTCCTTGCTCCCCGCTGAAGATCTCTGTCTAGAGAGGAGCATGCCATGGTCCCTGGCAACACCCCTGATCTCAGCCCTTCCCTATAACTTCCCACAGCCTCAATCCTGGTCCTCTGGATGCTCCAAGGCTCCTAGGCAGCCCTCCACATCCAGAAGATTCCAGAGCAGCCTCAAAAGAACCAGGACCTTCTCCTGTCAGTCCAGGGTGTCCCAGACACCTTCCAGGACTTCAATTGGTACCTGGGAGAGGAGATGTATGGAGGCACGAGGCTATTTACCTACATCCCTGGGATACAACGGCCTGAGAGAGATGGCAATGCCAATGGTTCCATGCTgctgcaccacacccagcctacagaCATTGGCACCTACCAAGTAGCCATTACCATCAACTCTGAATGGACTATGAAGGCCAAGACTGAGGTCCAGGTAGCTGGTAAGTGTTAGGGTCTGGGGATGAGGTGAGGAAGCTAATGAGCCCTGAGCAGCTACCACGCACCAGGTGCTGTGCAAACACCATTTCATTTGGTCCTCTTATTCATTCACTCGACACATATTGAGCGTCTACTGTGTACCAGTCCCCAGAGATAGTCTTTAACCCTCACATGCATTAACTAATAAAATATCTATGAAATGCCTGCCTTGTGCCTGACACTGGAGAGTGTACCATCTCGTTTACCTTTCACATGCACTGGCATTAGCCACATTttaattgagcacttactgtatgcctGGTTGTGAGG
It includes:
- the LOC113223382 gene encoding LOW QUALITY PROTEIN: carcinoembryonic antigen-related cell adhesion molecule 19-like (The sequence of the model RefSeq protein was modified relative to this genomic sequence to represent the inferred CDS: substituted 1 base at 1 genomic stop codon), which codes for MEIPMGTQGCFSKSLLLSASILVLWMLQGSXAALHIQKIPEQPQKNQDLLLSVQGVPDTFQDFNWYLGEEMYGGTRLFTYIPGIQRPERDGNANGSMLLHHTQPTDIGTYQVAITINSEWTMKAKTEVQVAGKC